The Ascochyta rabiei chromosome 18, complete sequence DNA segment TTCATCTATCATTACTAAGTACGAGGAAGGTGTCGTTATTCCAGAAGAACCCAGTGTGTATCGTATCGCTGTCGAGCCCATTCTCTGTTGGTGGGACGACACATTTACCTGGCGCAATAACCACCGTCAATGAGGAGGTCGGAGCCCTATAATCATTAGTATATTTGCAAGCGGTGTAACACTCGAGTCAACTTACAGTGCAGTAGGAGGAAGCGTCAGAGGCGAAGTAGACGTAGGCACCCTTGAGCTCCTTGGCCTTGGCATCACGGCCCATGGGGATCATAGAGTGCCACAGCTTCTGGATGTCCTCGGGAACGAAGTCGGACAGACCAGTGTCAATGTATCCAGGGGAGATGGAGTTGACACGGGCAAAGTCCCTCCACTCGTTGGCAAGCGAGCGGGCAAGGTGAATGCAGCCAGCCTTGGCGACGTTGTAGGAGGTCTGCTCCTGGGGGAAATTGGCGATGTGGCCAGACATGGAGGCAGTGATGACGAGGGAACCAGTCTTGCGCTCGCGGAAGTGAAGACCAACAGCACGTGCGCAGTTGAAGGTACCGGTCAAGTCAGTCTCGATGACCTCGTTCCACTGCTCAACAGTAGCGTCGAGGATACCGTTGTCGGCGGTCTTGCCAGCGTTGGCGATGAAGACATCGACCTTGCCGAACTCCTTGATGACGTCCTGTACGAGCTGCTCGCACTGGGAGTAGACGCCAACCTGGCATTTGTAGGCCTTGACCTTAACACCGTACTTCTCGCTCAGCTCCTTCGCGTTCTTCTCGGCGCCATCAGCGCGAGAGTTGTAGGTAATGGCAAGGTCGGCGCCGTACTCAGCGCAACCACGGGCAGCCTCGATACCGATACCGGTAGGGCCGGAGGCACCGGTAACAATGACGACCTTGCCCTTGAGACTGAAAAGGTCCTTGAGCTCATTGGCTTGGGGAATCGGGACCATGATGGATATAGTTGGGTGTTTAAAGGTACAAGGTAGAAGAATGTGCAATTGAATTCAGATGCAGTAATGGAAGAGGAATAAGAGGGGTTAAGTACTCGAGAGCTCTCACGGTTAGTGAGGGGCCTGGTCCAGAGTGACGTGTGGCTTTATGCTCAACATCCTGTGATTGGCCA contains these protein-coding regions:
- a CDS encoding Sorbose reductase, which translates into the protein MVPIPQANELKDLFSLKGKVVIVTGASGPTGIGIEAARGCAEYGADLAITYNSRADGAEKNAKELSEKYGVKVKAYKCQVGVYSQCEQLVQDVIKEFGKVDVFIANAGKTADNGILDATVEQWNEVIETDLTGTFNCARAVGLHFRERKTGSLVITASMSGHIANFPQEQTSYNVAKAGCIHLARSLANEWRDFARVNSISPGYIDTGLSDFVPEDIQKLWHSMIPMGRDAKAKELKGAYVYFASDASSYCTGSDLLIDGGYCAR